From a single Granulicella aggregans genomic region:
- a CDS encoding DNA-binding transcriptional response regulator: protein MTTVSKLRLPRTFPQALKNIPSEQYDVLLSDLHPPGPGDALTVVGALRHANPRAVTLLLDNPPGIEKTVDATLLHADEIVVKPIDAPTLIDVIKQRLIEPPATTRRLESVSDILERELHHTIERWSRSVRQNESLMTVPITPEDRARYLPSILLDLIARLRANLPLGAPRAHSPSSTQHGADRYRQRYSTAMVVEESRYLQVSIFETLQINLLSLDFSVVLSDLMVIADEIDHQLGQMMRGYDAAAAA from the coding sequence ATGACCACGGTTTCGAAGTTACGACTGCCTCGAACGTTCCCGCAGGCGCTGAAGAACATCCCATCCGAACAATACGACGTTCTCTTGAGCGATCTCCATCCGCCTGGGCCGGGCGATGCTCTCACCGTCGTTGGTGCCTTGCGTCACGCCAACCCACGCGCTGTGACCCTCCTGCTCGACAACCCGCCTGGGATCGAAAAGACCGTCGATGCCACCCTCCTCCATGCAGACGAGATCGTGGTCAAGCCAATCGATGCCCCCACCCTCATCGACGTGATCAAGCAGCGCCTCATCGAACCTCCAGCCACCACCCGCCGGCTGGAAAGCGTAAGCGACATCCTTGAACGCGAGCTGCACCACACCATCGAACGATGGTCCCGCAGCGTCAGGCAGAACGAATCTCTCATGACCGTTCCCATCACCCCCGAAGACCGGGCTCGTTACCTTCCAAGTATCCTGCTCGACCTCATCGCTCGCCTGCGCGCCAACCTGCCTCTTGGAGCACCACGCGCCCACTCTCCATCCTCGACCCAGCATGGGGCCGACCGCTATCGTCAGCGCTACTCAACTGCCATGGTTGTAGAGGAGTCCCGCTATCTCCAGGTCAGCATCTTTGAGACCCTGCAGATCAATCTTCTGTCCCTCGACTTCAGCGTCGTCCTCTCCGATCTCATGGTCATCGCCGACGAGATAGACCATCAGCTCGGCCAGATGATGCGCGGCTACGACGCTGCCGCAGCCGCCTAG
- a CDS encoding KH domain-containing protein, with protein MPNIRATVVPRQDMPEVRVQTGDPYVETARLLIEQVLRLIAGVPDEIEVRAAVAEAITVFKVRVAREDVGRVIGSDQRTIHALRMILGAVGLRYKQRFVLEVEEYPE; from the coding sequence ATGCCGAATATTCGGGCGACGGTCGTACCGAGACAAGATATGCCCGAGGTGCGGGTCCAAACCGGGGATCCCTATGTCGAGACCGCACGGCTGCTCATCGAGCAAGTGCTTCGGCTTATTGCGGGTGTTCCGGATGAGATTGAGGTTCGAGCTGCGGTGGCCGAAGCGATCACGGTGTTCAAGGTCCGCGTTGCGCGCGAGGATGTAGGCCGCGTGATTGGCAGCGACCAACGGACGATCCATGCATTGCGCATGATCCTGGGGGCGGTGGGATTGCGGTACAAGCAGAGATTCGTTCTGGAAGTTGAAGAGTATCCGGAGTGA
- the purK gene encoding 5-(carboxyamino)imidazole ribonucleotide synthase produces the protein MTSTRNPILPGATIGIFGGGQLGRMTAMAARAMGYRILVLDPDPACPARFVVDGCIEAGWDDAREAANLARGCDVVTLEIEQISPRSMDAAAALAPVRPGRAMLSIIQDRIEQKDWLRRNGFPIGPYRAVRSLDDVRNAVLALGGRCFCKSATGGYDGRGQGKVGFNPDASVEEEVQGAWEALGQAAGVVEQAISLDKEISVLVARSPSGEVKVYPAAWNHHEHQILAWSVIPAPISSDLESQARKIATDIADTFQLEGILAIEFFVTTDGHLFVNELAPRPHNSYHASERACITGQFEQHVRAICDLPLGDTDVVQPGAIANLLGDIWYNPDSPKAFDKQPNFAAALTVPGVRLHLYEKLRPRKGRKMGHLSAVASTPEEAVARVQRALQLL, from the coding sequence GTGACCAGCACCCGAAATCCCATCCTCCCCGGCGCGACCATAGGCATCTTCGGCGGCGGCCAGCTCGGCCGCATGACCGCCATGGCCGCTCGCGCCATGGGCTACCGCATCCTCGTCCTCGATCCCGACCCCGCCTGCCCCGCCCGCTTCGTCGTCGACGGCTGCATCGAAGCCGGCTGGGACGATGCCCGCGAAGCCGCCAACCTCGCCCGCGGCTGCGACGTCGTCACCCTGGAGATCGAGCAGATCTCCCCCCGCAGCATGGACGCCGCCGCCGCCCTCGCTCCCGTCCGCCCCGGCCGCGCCATGCTCTCGATCATTCAGGACCGCATCGAGCAGAAAGACTGGCTCCGCCGCAACGGATTCCCCATCGGCCCCTACCGCGCCGTCCGCTCCCTCGACGACGTCCGCAACGCCGTCCTCGCTCTCGGCGGCCGCTGCTTCTGCAAGTCCGCCACCGGAGGCTACGACGGCCGAGGCCAGGGCAAAGTCGGCTTCAACCCCGACGCCTCCGTCGAAGAAGAAGTCCAGGGCGCGTGGGAGGCCCTCGGCCAGGCCGCTGGCGTCGTCGAGCAAGCTATCTCGCTCGACAAGGAGATCTCCGTCCTCGTAGCCCGCTCCCCATCGGGCGAGGTGAAAGTCTACCCCGCCGCATGGAACCACCACGAGCACCAGATTCTCGCCTGGAGCGTCATCCCCGCCCCCATCTCATCGGATCTGGAGTCTCAGGCAAGGAAGATCGCTACCGACATCGCCGACACCTTCCAGCTCGAAGGCATCCTCGCTATCGAATTCTTCGTAACGACAGACGGCCATCTGTTCGTCAACGAACTCGCCCCGCGCCCCCACAACAGCTACCACGCCAGCGAGCGCGCCTGCATCACCGGCCAGTTCGAGCAGCACGTCCGCGCCATCTGCGACCTTCCCCTCGGCGACACCGACGTCGTCCAGCCCGGCGCCATCGCCAACCTCCTCGGCGACATCTGGTATAACCCCGACTCCCCCAAGGCCTTCGATAAACAACCCAACTTTGCCGCTGCCCTCACTGTGCCCGGAGTCCGTCTCCACCTCTACGAAAAGCTCCGCCCCCGCAAAGGCCGCAAGATGGGCCATCTCTCCGCCGTAGCCTCCACCCCGGAAGAAGCCGTAGCTCGCGTCCAACGCGCCCTGCAGCTCCTCTAG
- the purE gene encoding 5-(carboxyamino)imidazole ribonucleotide mutase, with protein sequence MSTTPSIQVSVVMGSKSDFSVMKSAVEILRDFAIPHEARVVSAHRTPDLLYTYAEEAQSRGLRLIIAGAGGAAHLPGMIAAKTIVPVLGVPIPATALQGMDALLSIVQMPKGVPVATFAIGAPGAANAALFAVATLAATDPDLAARLTAWRNARRDEVLTQSLEITPDEHGS encoded by the coding sequence ATGAGCACCACCCCTTCCATCCAGGTCAGCGTCGTCATGGGCAGCAAGAGCGACTTCTCCGTCATGAAGTCCGCCGTCGAGATCCTCCGCGACTTCGCCATCCCCCACGAAGCCCGCGTCGTCTCCGCCCACCGCACCCCCGACCTCCTCTACACCTACGCCGAAGAGGCCCAGTCCCGCGGCCTCCGCCTCATCATCGCGGGAGCAGGCGGAGCCGCCCACCTTCCCGGCATGATCGCCGCCAAGACCATCGTCCCCGTCCTCGGCGTGCCCATCCCCGCCACCGCCCTGCAAGGCATGGACGCCTTGCTCTCCATCGTCCAGATGCCCAAAGGCGTCCCGGTCGCCACCTTCGCCATCGGAGCTCCCGGAGCCGCCAACGCCGCCCTCTTCGCCGTCGCCACGTTAGCCGCCACCGACCCCGACCTCGCCGCCCGTCTCACCGCCTGGCGCAACGCCCGCCGCGACGAAGTCCTGACCCAATCCCTCGAAATCACCCCCGACGAACACGGCTCATAA
- a CDS encoding response regulator codes for MLLADGTQLVAEEKKPAKPRVLLVDDNDTVRMSVAGVLKHNDFEVVTAANAHEALGLIASQKFEVLVSDLHMPNAGDGLTVVSAMRHSNPEAATIIFSGYPRMKEAAAAIVLQADEILVKPMDPLALVKAIKARLKAGVPKRHVSENVASILDRETDATIADWLVRIDSEPGVITVHLDDPARSSHLPQLFRDLVSRLKNPLSLGTRALVSESAAAHGLLRRQQGYTAAMLVEESRMLQVSIFQTLQNNLHVVDFSVLLVGVMAIADEVDSQLAQAMASYVLEEKVDGKPVHA; via the coding sequence ATGCTCCTTGCGGATGGAACACAGCTTGTCGCTGAAGAGAAGAAACCGGCAAAGCCAAGAGTCCTATTGGTGGACGATAACGACACGGTGCGGATGTCGGTCGCCGGTGTCCTGAAGCACAACGACTTCGAGGTGGTGACGGCTGCAAACGCGCACGAAGCGCTGGGTCTGATTGCATCGCAAAAATTCGAGGTGCTGGTCAGTGACCTGCACATGCCGAATGCGGGGGACGGGCTGACGGTGGTGAGTGCGATGCGCCATTCCAACCCTGAGGCGGCGACGATTATCTTCAGCGGATATCCGAGGATGAAGGAGGCGGCTGCTGCGATCGTGCTGCAGGCGGACGAGATTCTGGTGAAGCCGATGGATCCGCTGGCGCTGGTGAAGGCGATTAAAGCGCGGTTGAAGGCGGGGGTGCCGAAGCGCCATGTGTCGGAGAACGTTGCCAGCATTCTGGATCGTGAGACGGACGCGACGATCGCCGACTGGCTGGTACGCATTGACTCCGAGCCTGGGGTGATCACGGTGCATCTGGATGACCCTGCCCGGAGTTCTCACCTGCCGCAGTTGTTTCGGGATCTCGTTTCGCGGCTGAAGAATCCGCTTTCGCTAGGCACGCGAGCGCTGGTATCGGAGTCCGCGGCCGCACACGGGCTGCTGCGACGCCAGCAGGGCTACACGGCAGCCATGCTGGTGGAAGAGTCGCGAATGCTTCAGGTGAGCATCTTCCAGACGCTGCAGAACAATCTTCATGTGGTGGACTTCAGCGTGCTGCTGGTGGGCGTGATGGCGATTGCGGACGAGGTGGACTCGCAGTTGGCGCAGGCGATGGCGAGTTATGTTTTGGAGGAGAAGGTGGATGGTAAGCCGGTGCATGCCTGA